The sequence TTTAATGATATCTACTCTAATAATATTTGCCATGTCTGTAGGTTGAATAATTGAGCTTGCTCAAATTAATAATTAGTAAAATTAGTAAAATTGCCAACTACCTGCAAATCGACAACTTTGACCTGATTTGATGAACTATAGACCACATACTACTGCCATCTTAGCCATGACTGCCGACGGCAAAATCGCCGACTATCAGCGTTCTGCGGCTCGTTTTGGCTCTAAAAACGATAAAACTCACCTGGAACAGCAAATTTCCTTGGCCGATGGAGTTCTATTTGGGGCAAGTACTTTGAGGGCTTATGGTACGACCATGTCTGTATCTAATTCTCAACTATTACAGGCAAGAATACAGCGATCGCAAACAGCTCAACCAGTTCAAATTGTCGTCTCAGCATCAGGTAATTTAGATCGCCAGTGGCGTTTTTTTCAACAACCCATCCCGCGATGGTTAATTACTCTACCCACTGGGGTCAAGGAATGGCGATCGCAGAACGGGTTTGAGCGGATTTTAATTGCTCACAGCACCAAAGAAAACAACTCGACAATTGATTGGGCATCAACTCTAATGCAGCTCAAAAAATTAGATTTAGACAAACTAGCCATTTTAGGTGGGGGAGAATTAATTGCATCTCTATTGGCTGTGGATTTAATCGACGAGCTTTGGTTAACAATTTGCCCCGTAATTTTTGGCGGTAATGCGCCTACTCCCGTTGGTGGAAAAGGATTTATTCAGTCTCAAGCAAAGAAACTTATGCTGTTAGAAACTAAGCAAGTTGAGCAGGAAGTTTTTTTACATTATTTGCTTCAGTAATTGGAGATAGGGATTAAGGATTGAGTGCTAGTATCGCTACGCGGAAGTTAGTCAGAAGTCACATTGTGCTAAAGCATACACCTTCGGATATCCTGCGGGAAGAGGAAAAGTCAAAAGTCTCCTTGAAGTACGAAGTCCCCAAGTCCCCAAATCCCCCCGCTCCTCCCTCTCCCATCGCATCCATCACTAAACCAAAATGTACTATTAGAAATATCTCACACAACACAGACAGCAAAATTTATCATCTTTCGGGGATGGAAGATTATGAATCAACAGTTATCGATGCAGCAAGAGAAAAATGATTTTGTACCGAATCAGAGGCGATCGCAAATGGTTGACGTAAAGCATTAAGATAAATACTGCACCCAACAATAGCCTTTGCCCAAAATTTTGCTTGATTTTCAGTTTTTTTCGAGAGGGATTAAATCAATAAATTAGAGATTATGCAATACGAGAATTATCTCCATTTCGATTCAAAGTATTCAAAAGCTCGTCATAATTTTTTAGCAGCTTGCGATCGCCAGGCTACTTTTGTTAGATCTTGGCAACATCCCCTCCGAGGCATAGCAGGAGAAAAGCTTTATCTTGATTTGGCTTGGTTTGGTGATTTTGCTGCCCAAAAAGTATTAATTTTAATCTCGGGAACTCACGGAGTTGAAGGATTTTGTGGTTCTGGTATTCAAGTC comes from Coleofasciculaceae cyanobacterium and encodes:
- a CDS encoding RibD family protein → MNYRPHTTAILAMTADGKIADYQRSAARFGSKNDKTHLEQQISLADGVLFGASTLRAYGTTMSVSNSQLLQARIQRSQTAQPVQIVVSASGNLDRQWRFFQQPIPRWLITLPTGVKEWRSQNGFERILIAHSTKENNSTIDWASTLMQLKKLDLDKLAILGGGELIASLLAVDLIDELWLTICPVIFGGNAPTPVGGKGFIQSQAKKLMLLETKQVEQEVFLHYLLQ